The DNA segment GAGTTGAGCTATATGAGCACAGACACCATATCCAAACACCTCCATGTAAAGTGTGTGATGTTGTAAGTAGACAGAGAGACTCAAAGCAAAATAACGTCAGCTCTTTGTAGCAAAGGAAATAATTAAGGCTACAGATTACagcttatattttattttaggttgaGGCGGAAATAAAGTACACTGTATAGGAATGGAGGTGAATATGAGGTGAAATTCAAGTAAAATGACAATTTTCATCTGTGTTTCTTATGCAGAACCACCTAGTGTAAGGTTTCTAGCAACATGCTTCAGCTTATGCATTTTGTTTAAGCAAAAGAATAAACTGAAAGTGTGACTCAATTCCAGCTACTCTCTTTCACTTATAAACGAAACCAGACATTTATTTACACTGTATAAAAAGCCATATAACCACGTTTGCTTACCATCTCACACTAAGCTTTTCCTGTTTTGGGTCAGTTTACTGATTGCCAGAGTAAATATAAaagtgctttttgtttgttagtGTTTTGCTTTcctaaaaatcaaatgtttacatagatttattttatattagaCTCAGTTTCTGACAAATATACTATAatgacaaaattattaaaagacaCCTTGCATTTAAGAGTGACTGttagataaaaatacttttttgaaaGGTAATTTTCACCTCCTTCATAGGAAACTTGATATTTGGAGTTGCAAAATTCAGATTATGAGCTATCTGAATTAATAAGATACTTTCACAAGCATATAGACactaaaacacaatttaattaGAACATGTCTTGCCCTCTAATGGACATGAGATCTGTCCAGGTGTGCCTCTAGAGATACGAAGCTGCTTCCCCATGACTGTCCAAGGAAGAGCGTAAAATAAATTAGCCACACGTCCACGAAGTTATTACAGCATCTATAAATGGGAaaaattggatggatggatggatggatggatggatggatggatggatggatggatggatggatggatggatggatggatggatggatggatggatggatggatggatggatggatggatggatggatggatggatggatggatgatggccCTTTGAATAAtgacaaaacttttaaaatgaaatcaaactcGAGTGCTTGATTTCAGTTGCGCAATACTGCCACTTAGTGGACAAACCCTGAAAGCATCAGATGAtcttaaaaacgttttttaatatatattaatccaattatatatttaattatatgGCAGGTTGGctaattgaataaatattttgcgACAAGATCCAATAATtcaaagaaatacaaacttGCTTGATCTTACACTAAAGCAGGAAAATGATAGTTGAAAATGTCAGCAGTGATCAGTGAAGTAAAATTACGTTTTACCTTCATATCATTTTTAACTGCGCAGCGGCTcggaatatataaaaaaatatctgttatttgatacaagttttttttattattattttaggttACTGAGCTCACACAGGAAGACATTATGCATGTTTGCGAAGaggcgcgcgcgcgcacacacgcccacacacacacacacacacacacacacacacacacacctttttgTCTACCTCTCATCATCACCGCTGACAGGAAGAAGCGCTCTATCGACTCTTGTTGGAGGTTTTATTTGAGCAGCCGCTAATATTTCGGGCGGCTCTTACTATAGCTGTGACTCggcttcctttctttttctacaaCTTCATGCgcacaacttttaaaaagtctagCTTGAAAGGAGATTGCTGAAAAGGACTGATAGAAGTGAATCACTGAAAGCTGGAGATGACTTCTGGAGGCATGGGGCTTGGGGGATTGGGGCAGGACATAAGCCAAGCGGAGTTAGACTTTTCGGACCTGTTTCTCTACAACACACCCGGGGAAGATTTCCCCGTTGGCTGCGTTAAAGGTGAGTATTTGTTTAAATCACAAAGCCTTCGATTTTATGTtaattaataattcattttttaccTAACTGTGGGATAGAAATGTCTGTTATAAAACTGTACTGTTCATTCAATTatgtgctgcttttattttacagtttccCGAATTGACTTTTGTGCAACAAATTTAGTTAGTACATCTTTTTTGcagttattttaataacattattGTGTAGTTATAACAGATAAATGAAATCATAGCACAACCAAATTGTGAGAGGCAGGTCTTAGTTTTGCATGTGGCTTGCACAGCGTGCTCTGGAGATGAGTTTTATTTGCAATTCATgggtcaaaatgaaaatgaactcCCATGTGATAGCCAAGTAACACTGTTATTATAAATAGGGCTATTCTTGACTTAATAGATTCTTTGTTTGGTTGCTAACAGATGACTCAGGCACTCTCCTTCAGAATGACAGCCAGCCCCCCTTGTTGATGGTCGATCATCACACTGCAAACATCTCCACCTTGGCCCATCCAGCGCCCAGCCAGGACAACTTCCGTCAAAGTCCCACCTCAGACAACATGCCAGGGGCCGTGTTTGAATGTCTGGAGCTGACATCAGGAGCCAGTAATATCCCTGCCCCCAGCCCCAGGATTGAGATCACTCCGTCGGGTGATTCTCTCAGCTCTCACACCTTGGAGCCAAGCCCTGGCTCTAAAGCTCTGGGTGCATACAGGGATTGTGTGAGCCCCGCTAGCAGTAACTCCTCTTCAGGCTGGCCGGCGGATATCTGCTCTCCTTTGAACTCACCCAGTGTCTCCCCTCCAAATGGCGGCAACTACAGCGTCTCCTGCTCTGCCTTGGACCTGTGCCCAGGCTTGCAGGGCATCCAAACTTCCTCTGCACACTCCTCTCCAGGGGCCTCACCTCGCAACAGCATCACGGATGAGACCTTCCTGCAGCCGATTCACCAGCGCTCGACCTCTCCGCTTCCCCACCAGCGTTCCCGTTCCACCTCACCACAAGGCAAGCGCTGTTTTGACCAGACCCAGCCCTGCCAGGGGGGTACACCAATCAAGCAGCGCTCCCGGAGCCCCAGTCCTAACCCGTCACCCCACGAGCCCTACTACATCCACCAATATCAGGCCCCAGCAGAGTTTCAGTCCCATGTTCAGACAGCACCACAGGACCTGGAGGAAGTGCTCAACAACCTCAGTTCAGTTTTGCCTAGAGTTGGAGCTTCTATAGGGGTGGGAACCATTCATCCACAGCCCCCAAGACAGGACTGTGTTCATGGAGACAGGTATGACTGGGCGATTGATCATGAGAGGATGGGCAGGTCTGGAGCTGAGGTGAAATCTGAGCCCTTCTACATTCTCCCAACTGTGTGGCCTCCCGCTCAGCCAGTACATCAACCCACAGCATGCACATTCAGGTACTTGGTTTAACCTCTTTTCTTAgttaagattaaatatttatttttattagatatCAGAATGCCTGATATGCTAGATGCTTTGCAGATGTTtgcaataaatcattttgttccCTCATTCCCCCAGTGGTCTCTCTGTAGCACCACTCCCGTCCTTGGAGTGGGGACTACCCAGTCAGTCCGGCCAGTACGAGCTTCTGATCCAGCAGCAGCCCAGATCCCACCATAGAGCTCACTATGAGACCGAGGGCAGCCGAGGAGCAGTCAAGACACCCAACGGAGGCCATCCTGAAGTTCAGGTGTGTACGACCAAGTACAACTCAAAAGTAAGAAGCTgagtttccattgaccatataattgctcaaattggaattacaaaaaatacatttggttaatggaaacatgccaatttcAAAATAGCTAATTGttattgataaaaaagtttttgggCAAGGATGAGGTGGTTTCTCAACTGTATCAAGATTTgtatatttcacaaaactacagtggaaacagtttttgtgcATTATGTGAGTCGTGAGATCAATAACCAGTTCTGGTTATTGATGTTATTACTggtggaaaagatgaagaaggtGATAGGAAGTGGTAGGAGCATTATGATTTggcatattttttaattatgtatCTCGTAAACTATcgtattcacatgtgattttaattgcatttcttattcaatggaaacaccacaattgcaaaaatagttgtttttttacattagcagaatatcaacaaagttttgtgcatgtTGGTAATGGAAACCCAGCTAGTGAGAAAGAAATAGGCTTCTCGCTTTACAGATTACTACGAGAAAAGCATAAGAACAAGGAAGAGATTATATATGTGGTATTTCCTGGTTTGGTGTTCATGTAGAGCTAACAGCcatgcaaataaagaaatagtCCCTGCTTCCATCAGTGATGATGTTTAAGCCATGCTTTGTTTGAGTCTGCTAAAGTGAAAGTTGTTCAGACAACAAATATGTTTGCATGAAAGACAAATATTGACACTCGGTTTTTGCTTACTGCTTTACTGAGTTGAAATAATGGCTAACTGCTGGTTTTCCTGGCAATGCTGCCCAGCACTATGCAAAGCAGTTCTGAATCCTTTCTGCAAAGACTAATTCTTTGCTGCAACAGCATGTCAGGTAGCTTGCATTCAGAATAAAGTATGTGTGTAATCTCTTGTGTCGCCTTCCTAAGCTTCGAGGATACCAAGGCACAATTCCGCTGGGGCTGCAGGTCTTCATCGGGACAGCAGATGAGAAGCTTCTGAAACCGCACGCCTTTTACCAGGTCCACCGCATCACTGGGAAGACCGTCACCACACCAAGCCTGGAAAGGATGATCAGTGGGACAAAGGTTTTAGAGATCCTTCTGGAGCCAAAGAGCCACATGAGAGTGGTGTGAGTAAAGTtggttttaaagcaaaaatgagaaaattcacACTCAGACTTACAAGTCCTGGCGTGGTAGTAGCACATTATTGCAGTTCAGTTGTGTGTGACCTCATTATTTTTAAGTGAATCTGCAAACACCACTGTGCAGAGTCTCTGCATACCTAACAGTGCCTCAGATGGAGAGATACAGCAGAGTAGTTtcgtttgttttcttctgactttTTATTGCAATGAAAGCTCAGATCGTTCTGAAAAATCAGCCACAAAAACCCTGGTTGCTTGGGAGAGTGTCAAGGTTTTTCAACGTTTTTCACTCCAAAATGATGCTGCTGTTACTGCTGACGGAAACAAGAaacgcatcacttcctgtgtgtTGGAGAGTTTTTCCAAGAAAAACCTATcatactgtgttttttttttttttgcagtggcAGAAATGTCTGATgagtcacaaaaataaatttgtggcaaaaaaagcatttttaaacaacaaaactagGTCAGCGACATGTTTATTCTGCACAAGGGGCAAATTGCTGTAAGGGAAGCACAAACCAAAGAATCaccaaaatgcacaaaaataaacagtatacaaattttaaaaaaactttcaaaacaggCGTGAATAATCTattcttaaaaatattgcaaCTATTACCAAAATAGGGCTcgacaaaagaaaagaatggattaaaaaacattttttatccaaGAAATCTGGCAGTTAGcattttttccatctgtttgtTCAGGATTGACTGCGTTGGCATTCTGAAGTTAAGAAATGCTGACATCGAGTTGCGGAACGGCGAGACGGACATCGGACGGAAGAACACGCGCGTTCGTTTGGTGTTTCGTGTCCACATCCCTGAACCCGGAGGCCATTTTGTGTCTCTTCAAGTTGCTTCCAACCCCATCGAATGCTGTAAGATGTATATATGtgcaaaaattttattattagactattactgttattattgttattgctgGTGGTGATGGAGCTGTGTTTATGCTGTCTGCAGCTCAACGCTCTGCGCAGGAGTTTCCCGCAGTCGAGAGGCAGGACCTGGACCGCTGCTCCGTACTTGGTGGCCAGCAGATGGTCCTAACTGGACAGAATTTCACGTCTGACTCCAAAgtgatattttctgaaaagacACAAGGTGAGTGCTTCTTTTGTAAGCCAGTAAATGTTTACCTACTGACAAGATAAAGAACAAGCTGCATGGaatatgtgcaaaatgtgaTGTAATGACACAAatgcatgtgtttgtttatgtatgttcaaaataaatacaactcaACTCTTGTGGTTCAAAAAGTAAGCCACAAAATGTGATGCAATCATGTTTATAAGAAGGGTTCAACATTAATTCCATGACAAAACTTGGTAAAGACAAATTATTCACTGAACAGAATTTTAGCGTTCTATTTCTTGTACAACGCTCCCCGAGTTAAAATTGAACATCTATGTAAAAGTTGGGGTGTGGTCATAAAGGGAAAAGTCATAtctatatttagcattttatatttggCTGTGCTTACTCTTATTAAGAACCTGAATAATAGAGTGTTTCCCAAAACctagaaacacaaaaagtagtGGGTGTTACAAAGTTTCtcgatgtgtgtttttttgttgaccTCCAATTCTCACAGGGTTATTTTTGGCTTTAGAACTACTGGTATGATTAAAATAGACTAATAATCACAATCTGTGGCCTTGCAGTATCCTTCCCGAGGCTGCCCACCTACACCTGTagtatctttatttttagatcATTTGCATATCACCTGGGAAACATCACCTTTCGGTGACGCACATCTGCCTCCAGCCCACACTTTTAGCTTTGACAAAGCAAAGGCGCATTTTCAAACTATTACATTTTGCTCTGCAagtgaaaacttttatttatgtctaAATGGAAATTTATCACCTCTTTGGCGCTCCTTCTGCCCACACAGATTTGCCTGGCTGCTTGGCTTAAGATGTGGATAGGTACAGTCGGTAGCATGTAAAGCTTCACTGTTGCTTGCCGTAGGGTTTTGTGCAACAGGATGTGGTTAGACAGGCTGATAAAGATTTAGACCTAGAGCAgaggctttgttttttttttttgttttttttcactgcgTGGGctgcacagagacacagaggtAAAAACAGAGGTGGGAATGTGACACTAAAGCAGACAATACTCTGTTTTCCACTGCTTATGAACAAATATGACCACAAATTCaactttttccctctttttacATAGTGTTAGTTTTTACATACACATTTTGTATCAATGAGTcaaaaatgctttcattttagatatttaaagttgcttttgtagttttttgggggttttttacattttcacagtttgttttatgtttctaccAACaccagataaattaaaacactgcTAAAATCTAAGCGTTACATTTCTTGATGTTCTTTTCTAACTTCTGGCAACAAAGCTTTTACGGTGCAAAGGTTTTGAAGCGTTTCTTTATACTTTTACTCCAAGGACTGAGACTTAACGTCTCCAGGAAAAGAAATTATAGATCTGGGTTCTCAGAAAAGACAGGGGAACCAATGTTTTTGGCATAACATTggtatttttatacattttataaatatatttaagcaaaatgtgtcttttttgaATGgctacagaagaggattagggccaccaaaaaaaaaaaaaaaaaaaagaattctgagattaaaattagaattctgactttctgactttattctcagaattctttttttttttttcagtggccctaatcctcttccgtaaatGGCTGTAGAAGTGCCCAAAtattcttttcttcttgtcatTCACTGatgacaagaagaaaagaaaagggttagggttagggtggggcgactgtggctctatggtagagtagttgtcttgcaatcggaagattgtaggttcgattccagcttcgattccagcttcctcctgccacatgttgatgtgcctctgggcaaggcacttaaccccaaattgcctaccgatctgcgtatcggtgtatgaatgggtgtgtgtttgtgagtgcgaatgggtgaatgtgactctagtgtaaagcgctttgagtggtcaaaatgactggaaaatcgctatataagttcagtccatttaccattttaccaTTTAACTCTGATTCATCCCATACGTTTAGGAGCATTTCTAAGACTGAAAGGATCATAAGTCAGGGTAAAAAGGCTAAAAACGCCAACAaatcagatctttatttaaaattgatcatgtgaagtgaaaacaaggaaaaaaaccaaaaaaaaaaaaaaaaaaaagaaatatatatatatatatatatatatatatatatatattgctgaTCCAGACAACATTCTAATTTTCTgggattttaaaatcaaaatataaagaaacaatatttaGATTCCTTATATTTGACATGATATTGATTGTATGATGTCAAGACAATCAGTATCAGATTGTTCAATACTGTGCAAATTTAtactgacaaaatgaaaaacaaatgattgaTGGGTGATACGGTTGATAAAACTgtgtttctctcttcttttagATGGTCAGCAAATCTGGGAGGTGGAGGCCACTGTGGACAGAGACAAAACCCAAGCTGTAAGACGGCCAACTTGCTGGTTTTGACACATGAACTGTCATTTAGTAAACATTTGTCGGTAGGCTTGGTAAAGACGGGCAAAAAGCCTTCAAAAAAATTCATCTTTTACTCCAGTAGAAATGCCCAAAATTAAATGCAACCATTTAATTTGGGTAGTTTTATTCCCTGATGGTACCATATCTGTAACAATTCATTTGACAAAAAGCAActgaagttcttttttttttattcacatgaaAATAACTATAAGTAGTAATCCAGGTGTTTCTACGTTCTCAAAGTTCTACTCAtctgattcattttgtttttattttcctagaA comes from the Gambusia affinis linkage group LG07, SWU_Gaff_1.0, whole genome shotgun sequence genome and includes:
- the LOC122833416 gene encoding nuclear factor of activated T-cells, cytoplasmic 2-like, coding for MTSGGMGLGGLGQDISQAELDFSDLFLYNTPGEDFPVGCVKDDSGTLLQNDSQPPLLMVDHHTANISTLAHPAPSQDNFRQSPTSDNMPGAVFECLELTSGASNIPAPSPRIEITPSGDSLSSHTLEPSPGSKALGAYRDCVSPASSNSSSGWPADICSPLNSPSVSPPNGGNYSVSCSALDLCPGLQGIQTSSAHSSPGASPRNSITDETFLQPIHQRSTSPLPHQRSRSTSPQGKRCFDQTQPCQGGTPIKQRSRSPSPNPSPHEPYYIHQYQAPAEFQSHVQTAPQDLEEVLNNLSSVLPRVGASIGVGTIHPQPPRQDCVHGDRYDWAIDHERMGRSGAEVKSEPFYILPTVWPPAQPVHQPTACTFSGLSVAPLPSLEWGLPSQSGQYELLIQQQPRSHHRAHYETEGSRGAVKTPNGGHPEVQLRGYQGTIPLGLQVFIGTADEKLLKPHAFYQVHRITGKTVTTPSLERMISGTKVLEILLEPKSHMRVVIDCVGILKLRNADIELRNGETDIGRKNTRVRLVFRVHIPEPGGHFVSLQVASNPIECSQRSAQEFPAVERQDLDRCSVLGGQQMVLTGQNFTSDSKVIFSEKTQDGQQIWEVEATVDRDKTQANMLFVEVPPYRDRNICQPTKVNFYVINGKKKRSQPQHFIYTPVIAIKAEPRDDYHLDSYNCSDNHHLSAISMKSLYHHFEQDINPPTLNVSSALYHLATADPRSHMLPPDSFEEPAYYQSRAGNVVNNPVMYHSANQLYSNYNSNHPASGPSQCVSARTPMSKLGEGPQVGDSFEACLMSRHQGFAPPLGKSPPSRYVQVKAGSQIQPVGQPLTQIGSAKGNHDDKAPEKITIKQENLSYAYLEDVHDIIRRDMKGHSGD